In Silene latifolia isolate original U9 population chromosome X, ASM4854445v1, whole genome shotgun sequence, the following proteins share a genomic window:
- the LOC141618578 gene encoding uncharacterized protein LOC141618578, translated as MYGFSFYESGDIVVNESLNRNVIDVVGSLSGQEKSSKLQEVTPPLRIIKLENIELMEGNARVSSRITRITDEDTYTLSTENILGIKEIKKYKKADDYVTLASIDDLDTSIRWYYDSCKICRSKCQLRVDNRWYCKKAECEGCTEGLKTNVPRYQVRYDVLGPFNDCAIFTLFENHIGTLVKVSALEALLAAQNKPRIPEELAVFIGKRYVFKVRVKQDYNIDQKSRSYTVISMSDDPEVMK; from the exons ATGTATGGTTTTTCTTTCTATGAATCCGGTGATATAGTTGTCAATGAATCCTTAAACAGGAATGTCATAG ATGTTGTTGGCAGTTTGTCGGGGCAGGAGAAGTCGAGCAAACTACAGGAGGTCACGCCTCCTCTCAGGATAATCAAACTAGAGAATATAGA GTTGATGGAGGGCAACGCGCGAGTATCATCCCGTATAACTCGAATCACTGATGAGGATACGTATACTCTTTCAACCGAAAATATACTCGGCATCAAGGAAATCAAGAAATACAAAAAG GCTGATGATTATGTGACACTTGCAAGTATAGATGATCTTGATACGAGTATTAGATGGTACTACGATTCGTGCAAGATATGTAGATCGAAGTGTCAACTTCGTGTGGATAACCGTTGGTATTGTAAGAAGGCAGAGTGTGAAGGTTGCACGGAAGGGTTGAAAACAAATGTTCCAAG GTACCAAGTAAGATATGACGTTCTCGGCCCTTTTAATGACTGTGCGATATTCACCCTCTTTGAAAACCATATCGGGACATTAGTCAAAGTGTCTGCTTTAGAAGCACTTCTGGCTGCACAGAACAAACCAAGGATACCTGAAGAATTAGCTGTTTTTATTGGTAAAAGATATGTATTCAAAGTTCGTGTTAAGCAAGATTACAACATCGACCAGAAGTCACGAAGCTACACCGTGATTAGTATGAGTGATGATCCAGAAGTTATGAAATAG